The Perca fluviatilis chromosome 18, GENO_Pfluv_1.0, whole genome shotgun sequence genomic interval TCCCAGAGCTCTGCGCTGACAGCTCGGGGTGGGACACTTTGGCTCTTGTGCCAGCCCCTGATTGGTCACCACCCCTGATTCGGTGAGCATTTTGCCCTCGTTTTCCTGAAGCATGGCTCCAAACTTCCTGAGAACAGAGGGGCTGCCGCACTTCCTATCTCCCAGGACGCCAGGACCGTAGGACTTCCTGTCTGGAGCAGGAGATTCAGCTGTTGTTATGGGGAGCTGTGAGCGTGGTTGTACAGCAGGAGCATCCCTTTGTCCAAGAGGGGGCTTGGcacctgtgttttctttgttgGGGGAACTCTCTCTGCGGGGGGAGCTCTTCATGTGAGACACTTGGTTCTTCCTGTTTTCAGTGTCCTCAAAACTGCCCACAAACTGCTCTTCACCAAGCCTGAACCAATccgaaacaaacaaaaataagatTAACAGGTGTTTCCCTTACATCACATCATTCTACAAAAGTTCCAAGAATGGGGCTGCAGTGCACTTACCTTTCATTTCCAGAATTTTTTCTGATCTCTGATCCCGGGCTCACCTTGATCGTGTCACTGAAGCGCTGAGAGAGAagggaaaaatatatttaagaaACAGCCATATCAACCTCTACCTACTATATTTAGAAGCTTTAAATGAGTGTGCTACTTCAAGATCACTGACAATGTTCCGTTCACTGTACCTTACCAAAACTGACCCCTGATCATCAATCAATATAGCACTGCTAAAACCACTCTGATCTACTCTACTTTAACTTTGGCCATGCACATGGCTTTTTATGTGGAACAGGAAACAGTTTAACGTCTTGGCTTTCTTTCTGACTGCTTCGTCAGGAGTTGGGAAAGTGCAAGAGTTGGTGAAAGTATGTGAAACTAACTCCTATCTGGTAACCTGTCAGTGTAAGCAGACTGCAAGGAACCAGCTAACTGTAATCAATATGTTCCTGACTGAACCCCAGCTGAACCCCCGTATCATGTCCACATATCTGGTTTCCTCAGATGTGCAGATGCCAACAAAATGAGGCATAAGGCAGTAAAGTAAAGAATTGCCTTTACTCACCACGTGGCGAGCTCCATTGTTCTTCCGGCTCATTTGCTTCCCCTGCCCCAAATAATCCTGCAACAAGTCTCCAATCTCTGAGTTGGCGTGGCAGTAACCGTAGCCATTTTGATGACTCGCAGGGTAGCTGTACCCACTGGGGCTATAGTTACAGCCGTTACTATAGTGATGTGGCACAGGTATAGCTCCAGGGTGATTCTTGCTATGATGGCTGGGCGCAAAAAGACCATTGCCATTTTTCTGGTGGTCAGTAGTGATATCGTTTGCTCCTCTGCGGGCCTGAACTTCATTGTACaactgaaaaatgaaaacagaagaaaacatAAACAACTTCTCAAGTACTGTACACAACTACATGCAAAAACCACTCAACAAGGGGAACTGTGTTTACACAACAAACAAGTCTTATAATTATCACAAAATCGTTGCACAGCCTAACCTATATTTATGATCAGCACATGTTATTCCACTTTGCACAACTATGTTTCCCATCGCAACCCTTAATGCTCCTTTAGTATCCGCTTtcagactttgtgtgtgtgtgagagagagagttcagCATGTCTGTCGGCACATCACAGTTTAATTGGCTTGTTAACATTTGTCTTTATCATTGCTCCAACAAGGCCATGAGGTTGAGTTAGTCGGTGCGGTGCCAACAGTTTATTATGGTGCACTAACAAACAGACTGCGCTGCTCcacaagtcacttttttttttattcactgaCTCAAACTGTCCACTAATCCACACAACGTTCTACTGTATTCAATATTCAACGTGTGTTTTCAAGGCAAACAGCAGCTTGAGATCATATTTTTGGACTCCGGTCTCTATGGCATTGGAAACAGTCCAACATTTTTATACGTAATCTTACCTCTTCAATTTGTCTCTGGATGTCCTGCAGCTGGTCCTCCCACTCCTGCATCTCTGAGTCAAAGTTGTCCATCAGCTCCGGCTTGTCTTTACCCCAGCCCCGGCCACTGTGTTCCAGCCCACGCTCCAGATCAATGGCTGCCATGACGCAGGCCGTTCAATACCCAGAGGCCTCTTTAAATGGCAATTTCCCCTTTCTCCTGTTTCACTTTCCTGTCAGAGGTCACCGTAGGGTTGGAAGGATC includes:
- the LOC120547270 gene encoding uncharacterized protein KIAA0408-like, with the translated sequence MAAIDLERGLEHSGRGWGKDKPELMDNFDSEMQEWEDQLQDIQRQIEELYNEVQARRGANDITTDHQKNGNGLFAPSHHSKNHPGAIPVPHHYSNGCNYSPSGYSYPASHQNGYGYCHANSEIGDLLQDYLGQGKQMSRKNNGARHVRFSDTIKVSPGSEIRKNSGNERLGEEQFVGSFEDTENRKNQVSHMKSSPRRESSPNKENTGAKPPLGQRDAPAVQPRSQLPITTAESPAPDRKSYGPGVLGDRKCGSPSVLRKFGAMLQENEGKMLTESGVVTNQGLAQEPKCPTPSCQRRALGATVVSGRVPMRVPAQKCQSDSGVLTAEIEPGQEWGLVSDSGRQNYKDHRGGYSGSKGAQRSPQQSQRRSQVAGSPKIRPRANSGADREGARKPAPQHVEPKMDYRVSSASSGAQKIQRGGLVGQELLGCGRVKDEGLIELLDMLDIQHEYSSSPRAGHTAYRQDPQQVNPAKLSPANPKKSFSRPARPANQRPPSRWAGRTPTAIITTPSGPMYRPPSPLTRPPSPMTRTPSPVLKHRPLVSYSLQTETVIM